In Paenibacillus protaetiae, the genomic stretch GCCGGGGCTGCCCCACTTGGTTCCTTTGTGCGCAGGCTGCCAGTTCTCTCCGGCAGGCACCTCGTACAGATGCTCCATCGTCTCCCAATAGGTGACCTCCACGGTATCCGCCCGCTCGTATAGGTACTGGCTGTAATGCTCCCCCAGCCGCTTTACTTTTTGCAAAGTGCGTTCGATCTGCTTGCCGTTAATCACAAGGTTTCACCCTTTCTATTTATCCGAATCTCCCGCGCTTGTTGAAGCAGAGAAGCCTGCCCCCTGACAAGCTGGGGCAGGCTTCTTGTATGTGCTTCTTTAACGCTTATTCGCTTATTTATAAGACGGCTTGGATTTGTCTGTCTGGTTCGCATTCACTTCATCAATGATTTTGCTGCCGCCGGCTTTCAGCCAATCCTGAACATGCTTATCCCAGTCTTCCGGAGTCAGCTTATGGTTAATGACAACGCCGCTCACAATGCTGTTCATATTGTCTTCGTAAATTTTAGAGCCGATTTCGCTTTCGGTTTGGCTCGGAATAAACGGATTCCGGTAATCCGGGAATTCGTTCTGCGAATATTCCTCGTATTTGCTCTTGTAATAATCATACAGGTCGGATTCGCCGAGGCTCGCCATCCAGTCCTTGTTGTAATTCCAGTCCACCATGCCCGAATCGCTAAACGGCGTCAGCGACCAGAACGGCTCCATTTGCGGGCGTTTGTAATCGTCCGGAATTTTGTCTTCCGGGAACGGAATGATTTTGCCGTCTTTCACTTCATAGTTTTTGCCTTCCACGCCGTATTTCATCATGTTATGGCCTTCCGTCAGCTCCCAGTTCAAATAACGGAAAATGCCGTCCGGATCTTTCGCTTTGGCCGAAATATAGAACCCGCGGTCGATCGGCAATACGGCGCGCACGCCGCCTTTAATGCCCGTTGGCCCAACGAGCGGCGAAATGATGCCGACTTCGCCGTTTGGATCCGTCTTTTTCAAATCGTTAACGATAGTCGGATAGTTGTTATAATGCGAGATGAGTACCGCTACATTGCCCGCTTTAAATTTGTCTTCGGATTTGGAAGCGTTCGGGCTGACAAGCAGATCCGGGTCAACCAAGCCGTTTTTGCTGAGGTTCTGCACCCAGAAATAGAAATCTTTTTGCTCCGGCGACATATAAGACGGCACAAGCTTGTTCGGATCATCCTTCGCCGGCTGCCAGCCGCTGAAGCTTGCACCCCACGACGTTGCCAAATCTTTAAACGTCCACATGTCGCTGACGGTCAGCGGAATTTTTTTCTGGCCGTTAATCGGCGTATCTTTGAACTTTTGCAGCGCGGCAACCAGATCGTCGACGGTTTTCGGCTCCGGAATGTTTAATTGTTCAAACCAGTCTTTGCGGTAATACATCAGGAATGCCACATCCGGATTAACCGTGTTCGGCAGGAAATAAATATTGCCGTCTTTATCTTTCAGCATATCCCAGATGGATTGCGGCACCGCTTCTTTCACCGCCGGGTATTTATCCAGGTAGTCGTTGATTTTCAAGAAAGCGCCCTGCTCCTGCGTCTCCCGGAAGAAGGCGTCTCCAGGGCCGGAACCCCACATGACGTCCGGAATTTCGCCGGATGCAACAATCGTTTTCACTTTCGTGTCATAGTCGGTAACCGGCACGATTTGCACGTCGATGTTGACGTTTGCTTTTTCAAACAGCTCTTTCTCGAATGCGCCACCTTTTTGATACGTGGCAGGGCCCCATACCGGCTTCAAATACGAGAATTTCGTCGGCGCGCTTTTGCTGCCCGTATCGGCAGTGCTGCCCGAACCGCTGTCGGACGATTGAGTTGGCGCTGCCGAACCCGCGTTTTCATTCCCGTTTGAACTGGAGCATCCGACAATCGAAGTTAGAAAAAGTGCGGAAACTAACAGTGCTGCAGCCTTTTTCATTGGCATCCATTCCCCTTTAATTTGTATTTATGAGAACCCGGTTTTAATTCGGGCTGTCATTGCTTAACCTTTAACGGAACCGATCATAATGCCTTTGACGAAATACTTTTGCAGGAACGGGTACGTCACCATAATCGGCGCGATGGCGAATATAATGGCCGCCGCTTTAATATTATCCGGCGTGATCACGATCTTGGACGGGTCCATAATTTGCGGGATCGCCCCCATGTTCATCATGTTCTGGTCGATAATGATCGAGCGGAGCACCACTTGCAGCGGCCATTTGGCGTTATCGTTAATGAAGATAAGCCCCGTAAAATAATCGTTCCAGTGGCCCACGGCGTAAAATAAGCCGACCGTTGCGATAACCGGCTTCGACAGCGGCAATATAATTTTCCACAATATCGTCAGTTCGCCGGCCCCGTCGATGGAAGCCGATTCCTCCAGCCCCTCCGGGATCGACCAGAAAAAGTTGCGCATCAGGACAAAGTTGAACGGAGATACAAGGCCGCCGACGATAAATACCCACAATGAATCAAGCAGGCCCAAGTTTTTCATCAAGATGTAGTAAGGAATAAGCCCCGCTCCGATCAGCATCGGAATGATGATGATCCAAGTGAAAAACGAGTAGCCCGGCACCTTTCGCTTCGACAGCCCGTAAGCCGCGGAAGCGGTAAACAAGAGGTTGCTGAACGTCCCGGCTACGGTAATAAAGACCGTCACCATAAAGGAACGGGTAAGAACCGGAGTCCCAAAAATGTATTTGTAAGCGCTTAAAGTAAAGTGATACGGAAACAGCATCATCGGGTGCAGGCGGATTTGCGAAGCTTCGCTGAATGAGATCGCCAGCACGTTCAGGATTGGAATAAACGTAACCAGCCCCAGCAGCAGCAGCCCGATGTAAATAAGCGTTTGCGCCCACCACGGATTTTGGTTCAGCAGGGAAGAACCTGTAGACCGGACGACTCGTTGTTCCTTTGCAGCAGCTGTTCCGGCTTCCGTTACCATAGCGATCTTCCCTCCCATTTCTTCACCATCGAATTGGCCGAAATAATAAGCACGCAGCTAATGACGCCTTTGAAGATGCCCACCGCTGTAGCCAGCGAATAATCGTTGGACAAAATACCGATCCGGTACACATACGTATCAATAATGTCCGCCACATCATATACGGAAGGATTATACATGTTGAACACTTGGTCAAAGCCGGCGTCCAGCAGACTCGCAAGGTTCAGCACAAACATGAGGACGATAATCGGACGCATGCCCGGCAGCGTAATATGCCATATTTGCCGCATCCGCTTGGCGCCGTCCACTCTCGCCGCTTCATACAGCTCCGGATCGATCCCGGTGATGGCCGCCAAATAAATGATAGCTCCCCAGCCAAACTCTTTAATGATACCGGTTACGATCAGTACCGGCCGGAACAGATGCGTATCCGTCAGGAACTGGATGGGGTTCATGCCCGCATTCGTCAAAATGGTGTTAATAATGCCCGTTGGCCCGACAAAGTTAATGGCGATGCCCGCAAACACGATCCATGACAAGAAGTGCGGGAAGTAGGTAACGGTCTGAATCGTCTTTTTGAACCATAACGCCTTAACTTCATTCAGCATAATGGCAAACAGGATCGGAATCGGGAAGCCGAATATAAGGCCGTACATATGGATGATGATGGTGTTTTTCAAGACGGCTAAAAATTTGTCTGACGAAAAAATGTAATGGAAGTTGTCCCAGCCGACCCACGGGCTTGCGGCGATGCCTTTAAACGCCATATACTTTTTGAATGCAATGGTCAGCCCATAAAAGGGAATGTAAGCGAATACAACAAAATAAATAATCGCCGGTATAAATAACAGGTACATAAACCGGTACCTCCATACCGTCTTCATCAACACCGACAGTTGGCGACGGGGCTGACGATCCAGCTTGGCTTCCAGCATGCGGGCACCTCAATTCGTTGATTGATGTTCGAGTAAGCGTTTACAACAATAACCTGAACGAATTTGGACATTTCCAGATTGATCCGCTTGACGACAGTCTCAAGCCTCAGACGATCCCTCCAGCAACTGCCCTCCCTTATGTACACCCCCTAAACTTGTATATTTGTGATATAACCTATTTACATGTAAATATTGTTGTCTGTATATTACCATTGCCCTTAAAAACCGTCAAGAAATTATTTACATTGATTCAAGTAAGTTGTATATTTGTTATATTAACATTCGAGGAGATCAAAGCAATGGATCAGCCAACCAAACGAGTCCCGCATTACGTCCAGATTCGGAAATATGTCAATGATCAAATCCAGCAGCTAAAGTGGCGTGAAGGCGACCGTCTGCCCTCCGAAAATGAGCTGGCCGCCCAATTCGGCGTCAGCCGCATTACCGTCAAAAATGCGCTGGACAGTCTTGTGCAAGAAGGCATCATTTACCGCATTCAAGGTAAAGGCTCCTTTGTTTCTGTCAGCGGCGGAGAGCCGGCCTTGTACCGGAAGGAAGAGCCTGCTTCCCACCCGCTTGTTGCTTATATCACGCCGGTGCTGAACAATTCATTTACCGCTCTGCTGCTAAGCGGCATTGAAGAAGAATTGTCGCAGCATGGGCATAAAGTCGTCTTTTCCAAATCCGACGGCTGCCTGATCAAGGAAAAACAGCTGATTCAAGAGGCGCTTGAACTAGGGGTGCGAGGAATATTGATTTTTCCGGCAGACGGGGAAAAATATAATGAGGAAATTGTCCAGCTGAGCATGTCCGACTTTCCGATTGTGCTGATTGACCGGGATTTGCCGGGACTTTCGATGCATTGCGTTTGCTCGGACCATGAAGGCGGCGCTTATGCAGCCACCAAACATCTGATTGAGCTCGGACATACGTCCGTCGCATACCTGTCGGCAAGCCCGCCGTTTACAAGCAGCATGGAAGAACGTCTTGCCGGTTACGAGAAAGCGCTGGTCGACTCCGGCATGCCGATCTTTCACCATCACCGGGCAAAAGTGGTCAGCCCGCAGGATATTGTAGACTTTCTGGAAGCAAATCCGGACATCACGGCCGTATTCGCCGAAAACTCCGGCGTCGGTCAAGCGGTGCTCGAAGCAGCCAAGCAGCTTGGCTTGTCCGTACCCGAACGGCTGTCCGTCGCTTTTTTTGACGACATCGAATTTCCTAACCTGCATGTGACGACGCCAACCGTCGTCGTGCAGCAGGAGCGCCTCATCGGCAAGGAATCCGCCAAGCTGCTGCTGAAAGTCATGGACGACCCGCGCCAGCCTAAGCAGAAGGTATTGCTGCCTACCGAGCTGCTGAAACGCCAGTCGACCGCCGCCCCGCTTCACTCTGTGAAATCGTAGGAGGTTGATGGAAATATGGGGGGGCCGGTGGTTTCATGCCGCCCGATTCATTCGGCACTGGATAGAGTGCAGTTCATAGAACAAAGGAAACCACACGCGAGTGTATAACGGAACTGTAACCCGCGCTTTGAAAAAAGTGACCTCTTACGGGTTACAGTCCACACTCGCATGTGGTAAAGATACTACAGCCCCGAATTTTACCTTAAAATTGAGCCGTCGATTGATGAAAACAACTGCAATTTTTTCATGCAAGTTGATTCCCCTTCGTCTAAACAACAATAGAAGGAACCCGCTTAAGAAAAGCGGACTTCTTCTATTGTTGTTTTTCTCCCCTAAGCAATCGTGCCATCCCGAATGTAAATTACCCGTTCTGCGCGGGCGGCTACCTGGTGGTCGTGGGTAATGAGAATAATGGTCATCCCGTTTGCGTGCAGCTTGGCGAGCAGGCTCATAACTTCAGCGCCGTTCCGGGAATCAAGCGCGCCCGTTGGCTCGTCAGCCAGCAAAATGGAAGGCGCGGTTGCGAGCGCACGTGCTATGGCAACTCTTTGCTGCTGGCCGCCGGATAATTCGGACGGCTTATGGCGAAGATGGGCGCTCAGCCCGACTGCCTCCAGCATTTCAAGTGACGCTTTGCGCCTCTCGCTGCTCCGCTTCCCTTGGTAAATGAGCGGCAGCTCCACATTATCGAAAGCAGATAAGCCCGGCAGAAGGTTGTAGCTCTGAAACACGAACCCGATCTTCCGGTTTCGCATATCCGCCAGCTGATTATCGCTCATTGCCGAAACCTTTTTGCCGTCCAGCGTATACGTTCCGCCGTCTGCCTGATCCAGGCAGCCCATAATGTTCATCAGCGTCGATTTGCCCGAGCCGGACGGCCCTTGAATTGCAACAAATTCGCCTTGCCGCACCTCGAGTGAAATGTGATCCAAAACCGCAAACTTCTGCCCGCCCGTCCGGTAAAATTTCGAAATGTCCTCCATCTCCACAATGGCCATTCGGATCACCCCTTACTATAGTTATTCCGAAGGCTTGTTTCTATTTCGCGGCAAAATAAAAGAAGGAAGCTGTGCAATAAAGCACCGCTTCCTTCCTTCTAGCCTGCCGTATTCCAGCAACAGCTCGACAATTGGAATGCCGCTGCGTGATACAGCCTAGCGCAATGCCTTCATCGCAATGTCGCTGCGGGTATGCATGCCGTCAAAATGGATCACGCTCACCGCTTCGTACGCGCGGGCGCGCGCTTCCGCGATGTCGCGGCCAAGGCCAACGATGCCGAGCACGCGGCCGCCGCTCGTCACGACTTGGCCGTCCTTCTCCGCTGTGCCGGCATGGAATACAAGCGCGCCTTGCGCTTCCGCTTCGGCAAGGCCGGTAATGGCGCGGCCTTTTGGATACGAAGCCGGGTAGCCTTCAGATGCCGCGATCACGCAAACCGCTGCTTCATCGCTCCAGGCGATATCGATTTGGTCGAGGCAGCCATTCAGCGAAGCCAACACGATGTCAAGCAGATCCGTTTTCAGGCGAGGGAAAACGACTTGCGTTTCCGGATCGCCCAGGCGCGCGTTAAACTCGATCGTTTTCACGCCGTCTTTCGTTATCATAAGGCCGGCAAATAATACGCCGCGGAACGGGCGGCCTTCGCTGACCATCGCTTTGGCTGTCGGCTTGATAATGTTGGTAACCGCATCCTCAATAAGAGCCGGGTCGATATGCGGCAGCGGGGAATACGTGCCCATACCGCCTGTGTTCGGGCCTTTGTCGTTGTCGAATACCGGCTTATGGTCCTGCGCCGCTACCATCGGGCGTACGGTTTCTCCGTCAACGAAAGCAAGGATGGACATTTCTTGCCCTTCCAGGAACTCTTCGATGACGATCTGGTTGCCGGAGTCGCCAAACACTTTGTCGACCATCGCTTCGCGAAGCGCCTGCTGCGCTTCCTCCATCGAGTAGGCAACAGTAACGCCTTTGCCCGCGGCAAGGCCGTCCGCTTTAATTACGACCGGAATACTTTGCTTGCCAAGGTAATTCGCGGCCGTTTCATAGTCCGTGAATGTGGCATATTTCGCTGTCGGAATGTTGTATTTATGAAGCAGATTTTTCATAAAAATTTTGCTGCCTTCGATTTCCGCTGCCGCTTTGTTCGGTCCGTATACCGGAATTTGAGCCGCTTCGAAAGCATCCACGATGCCTTCCGCCAG encodes the following:
- a CDS encoding ABC transporter ATP-binding protein, which translates into the protein MAIVEMEDISKFYRTGGQKFAVLDHISLEVRQGEFVAIQGPSGSGKSTLMNIMGCLDQADGGTYTLDGKKVSAMSDNQLADMRNRKIGFVFQSYNLLPGLSAFDNVELPLIYQGKRSSERRKASLEMLEAVGLSAHLRHKPSELSGGQQQRVAIARALATAPSILLADEPTGALDSRNGAEVMSLLAKLHANGMTIILITHDHQVAARAERVIYIRDGTIA
- the purD gene encoding phosphoribosylamine--glycine ligase; its protein translation is MRILVIGGGGREHAIVWALKKSEKVKDIYCAPGNAGIAQLAECVPIAVNQFGELVQFAKDSAIDLVFVGPDDPLAEGIVDAFEAAQIPVYGPNKAAAEIEGSKIFMKNLLHKYNIPTAKYATFTDYETAANYLGKQSIPVVIKADGLAAGKGVTVAYSMEEAQQALREAMVDKVFGDSGNQIVIEEFLEGQEMSILAFVDGETVRPMVAAQDHKPVFDNDKGPNTGGMGTYSPLPHIDPALIEDAVTNIIKPTAKAMVSEGRPFRGVLFAGLMITKDGVKTIEFNARLGDPETQVVFPRLKTDLLDIVLASLNGCLDQIDIAWSDEAAVCVIAASEGYPASYPKGRAITGLAEAEAQGALVFHAGTAEKDGQVVTSGGRVLGIVGLGRDIAEARARAYEAVSVIHFDGMHTRSDIAMKALR
- a CDS encoding extracellular solute-binding protein, producing the protein MKKAAALLVSALFLTSIVGCSSSNGNENAGSAAPTQSSDSGSGSTADTGSKSAPTKFSYLKPVWGPATYQKGGAFEKELFEKANVNIDVQIVPVTDYDTKVKTIVASGEIPDVMWGSGPGDAFFRETQEQGAFLKINDYLDKYPAVKEAVPQSIWDMLKDKDGNIYFLPNTVNPDVAFLMYYRKDWFEQLNIPEPKTVDDLVAALQKFKDTPINGQKKIPLTVSDMWTFKDLATSWGASFSGWQPAKDDPNKLVPSYMSPEQKDFYFWVQNLSKNGLVDPDLLVSPNASKSEDKFKAGNVAVLISHYNNYPTIVNDLKKTDPNGEVGIISPLVGPTGIKGGVRAVLPIDRGFYISAKAKDPDGIFRYLNWELTEGHNMMKYGVEGKNYEVKDGKIIPFPEDKIPDDYKRPQMEPFWSLTPFSDSGMVDWNYNKDWMASLGESDLYDYYKSKYEEYSQNEFPDYRNPFIPSQTESEIGSKIYEDNMNSIVSGVVINHKLTPEDWDKHVQDWLKAGGSKIIDEVNANQTDKSKPSYK
- a CDS encoding carbohydrate ABC transporter permease, whose protein sequence is MVTEAGTAAAKEQRVVRSTGSSLLNQNPWWAQTLIYIGLLLLGLVTFIPILNVLAISFSEASQIRLHPMMLFPYHFTLSAYKYIFGTPVLTRSFMVTVFITVAGTFSNLLFTASAAYGLSKRKVPGYSFFTWIIIIPMLIGAGLIPYYILMKNLGLLDSLWVFIVGGLVSPFNFVLMRNFFWSIPEGLEESASIDGAGELTILWKIILPLSKPVIATVGLFYAVGHWNDYFTGLIFINDNAKWPLQVVLRSIIIDQNMMNMGAIPQIMDPSKIVITPDNIKAAAIIFAIAPIMVTYPFLQKYFVKGIMIGSVKG
- a CDS encoding ABC transporter permease; the encoded protein is MLEAKLDRQPRRQLSVLMKTVWRYRFMYLLFIPAIIYFVVFAYIPFYGLTIAFKKYMAFKGIAASPWVGWDNFHYIFSSDKFLAVLKNTIIIHMYGLIFGFPIPILFAIMLNEVKALWFKKTIQTVTYFPHFLSWIVFAGIAINFVGPTGIINTILTNAGMNPIQFLTDTHLFRPVLIVTGIIKEFGWGAIIYLAAITGIDPELYEAARVDGAKRMRQIWHITLPGMRPIIVLMFVLNLASLLDAGFDQVFNMYNPSVYDVADIIDTYVYRIGILSNDYSLATAVGIFKGVISCVLIISANSMVKKWEGRSLW
- a CDS encoding GntR family transcriptional regulator — protein: MDQPTKRVPHYVQIRKYVNDQIQQLKWREGDRLPSENELAAQFGVSRITVKNALDSLVQEGIIYRIQGKGSFVSVSGGEPALYRKEEPASHPLVAYITPVLNNSFTALLLSGIEEELSQHGHKVVFSKSDGCLIKEKQLIQEALELGVRGILIFPADGEKYNEEIVQLSMSDFPIVLIDRDLPGLSMHCVCSDHEGGAYAATKHLIELGHTSVAYLSASPPFTSSMEERLAGYEKALVDSGMPIFHHHRAKVVSPQDIVDFLEANPDITAVFAENSGVGQAVLEAAKQLGLSVPERLSVAFFDDIEFPNLHVTTPTVVVQQERLIGKESAKLLLKVMDDPRQPKQKVLLPTELLKRQSTAAPLHSVKS